A DNA window from Vigna angularis cultivar LongXiaoDou No.4 chromosome 1, ASM1680809v1, whole genome shotgun sequence contains the following coding sequences:
- the LOC108322823 gene encoding nuclear transcription factor Y subunit B-6 isoform X1, which yields MENGGFHGYRKLPNTTNSAGLKLSVPDMNNTNVRQASGENNNNNHAADETNNECTVREQDRFMPIANVIRIMRKILPPHAKISDDAKETIQECVSEYISFITGEANERCQREQRKTITAEDVLWAMSKLGFDDYMEPLTMYLHRYRELEGDRTSMRGESLGKRTIEYAPMGVGVPTAFVPPPFHPNGYYAPAMGTYVAPPNPASSHHHGMPSTEPNSRSM from the exons ATGGAAAATGGAGGCTTTCATGGCTACCGCAAGCTCCCCAACACCACCAACTCTGCTG GGCTGAAGCTGTCAGTGCCAGACATGAACAACACGAACGTGAGGCAGGCATCTGGagagaacaacaacaacaaccacgCAGCAGATGAGACCAACAACGAATGCACCGTGAGGGAGCAAGACCGTTTTATGCCAATCGCGAATGTGATTAGGATCATGCGAAAGATTCTCCCCCCACATGCCAAGATCTCTGATGATGCCAAAGAAACAATTCAAGAGTGCGTGTCTGAGTACATCAGCTTTATCACCGGAGAGGCAAATGAGCGTTGCCAGAGGGAACAGCGCAAGACCATAACTGCTGAGGATGTGCTTTGGGCCATGAGCAAGCTTGGATTTGATGATTACATGGAACCACTGACCATGTACCTTCACAGGTATCGTGAGCTCGAGGGTGACCGAACCTCCATGAGAGGTGAATCACTGGGGAAGAGGACTATTGAATACGCCCCTATGGGTGTTGGCGTTCCCACTGCTTTTGTGCCTCCACCGTTTCACCCCAATGGATACTATGCTCCTGCCATGGGGACTTACGTTGCGCCACCAAA